One Actinoplanes missouriensis 431 DNA segment encodes these proteins:
- a CDS encoding permease, with the protein MTDTLVKDPPARHGSRGIGSVEVLAALLVLLVIFRGPLSGLIAGPGLQTWTTVFVSVLVQAVPFLVFGVLLSAVIAVFVPASFWARALPRRPALAVPAAGLAGVVLPGCECGSVPVAGALIRRGVTPAAALAFLLASPAINPIVLTATAVAFPGNPEMVLARAVASLAVAVLMGWLWLRLGRTDWIRLPQRHEHDGKGAAFWSACRHDMVHAGGYLVIGAAAAATINVVVPESWLQTLAGNPVLSVLALAVLAVLLSICSEADAFVAASLSQFSLTSRLVFLVVGPMVDLKLIAMQTGVFGRGFASRFAPATFALAVLAGTATGWVLL; encoded by the coding sequence CTCGCCGCCCTGCTGGTCCTCCTGGTGATCTTCCGCGGGCCGCTGTCCGGCCTGATCGCCGGCCCGGGGCTGCAGACCTGGACCACCGTGTTCGTCTCGGTGCTGGTGCAGGCCGTCCCGTTCCTGGTCTTCGGCGTGCTGCTCTCGGCCGTCATCGCGGTGTTCGTGCCGGCCTCGTTCTGGGCCCGCGCGCTGCCTCGCCGTCCCGCCCTCGCGGTCCCGGCCGCCGGTCTCGCCGGGGTGGTGCTGCCCGGCTGCGAGTGCGGCAGCGTCCCGGTCGCCGGCGCGCTGATCCGGCGCGGCGTGACCCCGGCCGCGGCGCTGGCGTTCCTGCTCGCCTCCCCGGCGATCAACCCGATCGTGCTGACCGCCACCGCCGTCGCCTTCCCCGGCAACCCGGAGATGGTGCTCGCCCGGGCCGTGGCGAGTCTCGCCGTCGCGGTGCTGATGGGCTGGCTGTGGCTGCGGCTGGGCCGCACCGACTGGATCCGCCTGCCGCAGCGGCACGAGCACGACGGCAAGGGCGCCGCGTTCTGGTCGGCCTGCCGGCACGACATGGTGCATGCCGGCGGCTACCTGGTGATCGGCGCCGCGGCCGCCGCGACGATCAACGTGGTGGTGCCGGAGTCCTGGCTGCAGACCCTCGCGGGCAATCCGGTCCTGTCGGTGCTGGCCCTGGCGGTGCTGGCGGTGCTGCTCTCGATCTGCAGCGAGGCGGACGCGTTCGTCGCCGCGTCGCTGTCCCAGTTCTCGCTCACGTCCCGCCTGGTCTTCCTGGTGGTCGGCCCGATGGTCGACCTCAAGCTGATCGCCATGCAGACCGGCGTCTTCGGCCGCGGGTTCGCCTCCCGGTTCGCCCCGGCCACGTTCGCGCTCGCCGTGCTGGCCGGCACCGCCACCGGATGGGTGCTGCTGTGA
- a CDS encoding TIGR03943 family putative permease subunit produces MNRQAQAVVLLLFGGAIVKAASTDLYLRYVKEGLRPFLLLTGAFLVATALFTLWYEYRPRPDRQDAHAHHEPGVGWLLLLPVIALLLVAPPALGAFTAGQAGTLTAAAESDYGPLPEGDPVPVGLLDYASRSIYDDARSLAGRRVQLTGFLSAGPDGGPMLARIVVSCCAADGRPIKIGLTGGPAVDVPSGTWIQVTGRHSTRRAKDPVNQADIAYLEVEQWQPITPPKQQYE; encoded by the coding sequence GTGAATCGGCAGGCTCAGGCGGTGGTGCTGCTGCTCTTCGGCGGCGCGATAGTGAAAGCCGCGTCGACCGACCTCTACCTGCGCTACGTCAAGGAGGGCCTGCGGCCCTTCCTTCTCCTGACGGGCGCATTCCTCGTGGCCACCGCACTCTTCACCCTCTGGTACGAGTATCGCCCGCGCCCCGATCGGCAGGACGCGCACGCGCATCACGAGCCGGGGGTCGGCTGGCTGCTCCTGCTCCCCGTGATCGCCCTGCTGCTGGTCGCCCCGCCGGCCCTCGGCGCGTTCACGGCCGGCCAGGCCGGCACGCTGACCGCCGCGGCCGAGTCCGACTACGGCCCGCTGCCCGAGGGCGACCCGGTCCCGGTGGGCCTGCTCGACTACGCCTCCCGCAGCATCTACGACGACGCCCGCAGCCTGGCCGGTCGCCGCGTGCAGCTGACCGGGTTCCTCAGCGCCGGGCCGGACGGCGGCCCGATGCTGGCCCGGATCGTGGTGAGCTGCTGCGCCGCCGACGGCCGGCCGATCAAGATCGGGCTCACCGGCGGGCCGGCCGTCGACGTCCCGTCCGGCACCTGGATCCAGGTCACCGGCCGGCACAGCACCCGCCGGGCCAAGGACCCGGTCAACCAGGCCGACATCGCGTACCTCGAGGTCGAACAGTGGCAGCCGATCACCCCGCCGAAACAGCAGTACGAGTGA
- a CDS encoding type III PLP-dependent enzyme domain-containing protein produces the protein MLFLKPRIDPLTQSVLDDGELLTQLVAGLGSPLNVVLPQRVPENVASFRAAYRKHRLSGRIYFAHKANRSSALLREVAATEAGVDVASTGELQHALAAGFTPDRIMATGPKTREYLWLAARTGVIVNADSADELNELASLVAAFRLPRVRIMVRLSGFTTSGVRVRSRRSRFGVPVTALPGVLELVEKHAERLELVGVAYHLDTVEVREKAVALEGCLAALDECRQRGLRPWSLDIGGGFGVNYLADGAQWERYTSELAQAVLGNRPPLTWDDHGYGLRAEAGTLRGSLALYPAHRPVAGADYLDRLLGADAPGQRRPLGELLLDHMYDLDVEPGRALLDQCGLVVAEVLQVRRDGDDTLVRLGCNARDIGLEEHGVLMDPVLVPTRKPAADRPAGVHLLGNLCLESDLITRRRVFLPRVPEPGDLLAFVNAAGYLMDFTATEALHQPAGRKVAVYRAGGTWQWRLDENYWPVHPDEPGHAEPEAP, from the coding sequence ATGCTGTTCCTGAAACCGAGAATCGATCCGCTCACCCAATCCGTTCTCGATGACGGCGAACTGCTCACCCAGCTGGTGGCCGGTCTCGGCTCCCCGCTCAACGTGGTGCTGCCGCAACGCGTACCGGAAAATGTCGCGTCCTTCCGGGCCGCCTACCGCAAGCATCGGCTGAGCGGCCGGATCTACTTCGCGCACAAGGCGAACCGCTCGTCCGCGCTGCTGCGGGAGGTCGCCGCCACCGAGGCGGGGGTGGACGTCGCCTCGACCGGCGAGCTCCAGCACGCGCTCGCCGCCGGCTTCACCCCCGACCGGATCATGGCGACCGGCCCGAAGACCCGGGAGTACCTCTGGCTCGCCGCCCGCACCGGCGTGATCGTCAACGCCGACTCGGCGGACGAGCTGAACGAGCTGGCGTCCCTGGTGGCAGCCTTCCGGCTGCCGCGCGTGCGGATCATGGTGCGTCTGTCCGGCTTCACCACCTCGGGGGTACGGGTGCGGAGCCGGCGCAGCCGGTTCGGGGTGCCCGTGACCGCGCTGCCCGGCGTCCTCGAGCTGGTCGAGAAGCACGCCGAGCGGCTCGAGCTGGTCGGCGTGGCGTACCACCTGGACACCGTCGAGGTGCGGGAGAAGGCGGTCGCGCTGGAGGGCTGCCTCGCGGCGCTCGACGAGTGCCGGCAGCGCGGGCTGCGGCCCTGGTCGCTGGACATCGGCGGCGGCTTCGGCGTGAACTACCTGGCCGACGGCGCGCAGTGGGAGCGCTACACCTCCGAGCTGGCCCAGGCGGTGCTCGGCAACCGGCCGCCGCTGACCTGGGACGACCACGGGTACGGTCTGCGCGCCGAGGCCGGCACCCTGCGCGGATCGCTCGCCCTCTACCCCGCGCACCGCCCGGTCGCCGGGGCGGACTACCTGGACCGGCTGCTCGGCGCCGACGCCCCCGGCCAGCGCCGGCCGCTCGGCGAGCTGCTGCTGGACCACATGTACGACCTCGACGTCGAGCCCGGCCGGGCCCTGCTCGACCAGTGCGGCCTGGTCGTCGCCGAGGTCCTGCAGGTGCGCCGGGACGGTGACGACACGCTGGTACGGCTCGGGTGCAACGCCCGCGACATCGGGCTGGAGGAGCACGGCGTACTCATGGACCCGGTCCTCGTACCCACGAGGAAGCCGGCGGCGGACCGCCCGGCCGGCGTGCATCTGCTCGGGAACCTGTGCCTTGAGTCGGACCTGATCACGCGCCGGAGGGTGTTCCTGCCGCGCGTGCCGGAGCCCGGTGACCTGCTGGCGTTCGTGAACGCCGCCGGATACCTCATGGACTTCACCGCGACCGAGGCGCTGCACCAGCCGGCCGGCCGCAAGGTCGCGGTCTACCGGGCCGGTGGGACGTGGCAGTGGCGCCTCGACGAGAACTACTGGCCTGTTCATCCAGATGAGCCAGGGCACGCTGAGCCGGAGGCGCCATGA